In a single window of the Thunnus maccoyii chromosome 7, fThuMac1.1, whole genome shotgun sequence genome:
- the LOC121900761 gene encoding interferon-induced protein with tetratricopeptide repeats 5-like — protein MSAAQSQSTLEAKLKALECHFTWDIDPSRSKLFRLRDKLEDIGTEEGNSWLGHIYNLQGYIHYQLGFTEDTRRFFSRATEAFRRSRNTSSDEGLWLVVNYGNLAWLHHHLGEHAESQTYLSKVDALLKEYPSPSQDELHPEIYAEKAWTLMKFGREKKLLVADYFQRAIRMQPDMVEWNTSCVIALMNALKHCDEPLEEDILEKLRMAKEQDPENLYLAVHDLEQRAKRGERIKDEARELARKVLENPVSSYSGMKALLRVYKSYVSVDEAIDLAEEALEKHPDERYLKRCAALCYKWKILFARDSHVKQSMIDRAVILLKEVISLYPHGSLVKKVDLANIYAKSNHGLAESEQIYQELLEMDLEPADKQMLYHYYAKYLNFDLQDYNRSIEYHMKAAKIPQQSFFRENSIKVLKKIKEKNRSRKCREIERLLAKLEV, from the coding sequence TGCTGCTCAGAGTCAGTCAACACTGGAGGCCAAACTGAAGGCCCTGGAGTGCCACTTCACCTGGGACATCGACCCCAGCAGGTCCAAACTTTTCCGTCTCAGGGACAAGCTGGAGGACATCGGCACCGAGGAGGGAAACAGCTGGCTGGGTCACATTTACAACCTGCAGGGGTACATTCACTACCAGCTGGGCTTCACTGAAGACACCCGGCGTTTCTTCAGCAGGGCCACAGAGGCCTTCCGCCGGTCAAGAAACACCAGCTCAGATGAAGGTCTATGGTTGGTGGTGAACTATGGGAACCTGGCTTGGCTGCACCACCACCTGGGAGAACACGCAGAGAGTCAGACTTACCTGTCAAAGGTCGACGCCCTGCTGAAAGAATATCCATCTCCATCTCAGGACGAGCTCCATCCGGAGATCTACGCTGAAAAAGCCTGGACCCTGATGAAGTttggcagagagaaaaagctgctGGTTGCAGATTACTTCCAGAGAGCCATCAGGATGCAGCCGGACATGGTGGAGTGGAACACCAGCTGTGTCATAGCGTTAATGAATGCTTTAAAGCACTGCGATGAACCACTGGAGGAAGACATCCTGGAGAAACTGAGAATGGCCAAGGAACAGGATCCAGAGAACTTGTACCTTGCTGTTCATGACCTTGAGCAACGTGctaagagaggagaaagaatcAAAGATGAAGCACGTGAGTTAGCCAGAAAGGTTTTGGAAAATCCTGTGAGCAGCTACAGTGGTATGAAAGCGTTATTAAGGGTTTACAAAAGCTATGTATCTGTTGATGAGGCTATTGATTTGGCAGAGGAGGCTCTGGAAAAACATCCAGATGAACGTTACCTGAAGAGATGTGCTGCACTCTGCTACAAATGGAAGATCCTTTTTGCCAGGGACAGTCATGTAAAGCAAAGCATGATAGACAGAGCAGTCATTCTCCTTAAAGAAGTGATTTCTCTTTACCCTCATGGGTCTCTTGTGAAGAAAGTAGATCTTGCAAATATATACGCAAAGTCAAATCACGGCCTGGCTGAATCTGAGCAGATTTACCAGGAACTGCTAGAAATGGATTTGGAACCTGCAGACAAACAGATGCTTTACCACTACTACGCAAAGTACTTAAACTTTGATCTACAAGATTACAACAGGTCGATAGAATATCACATGAAAGCAGCAAAGATACCACAACAATCCTTCTTTAGAGAGAACAGCATCAAAGTCCTGaagaagattaaagaaaaaaacagaagccGAAAGTGTAGAGAAATAGAGAGGTTACTGGCCAAGCTGGAAGTCTAG
- the LOC121900762 gene encoding interferon-induced protein with tetratricopeptide repeats 1B-like, translating to MSAAQSQSTLEAKLKALECHFTWDIDSSRSKLLYLRGKLEDIGTEEGNSWLGHIYNLQGYIHNQLGFTEDARRFFSKAAEAFHRSRNTVSDEGPWLVVNYGNLAWLHHHLGEQAESQTYLSKVDALLKEYPSPSQDELHPEIYAEKAWTLMKFDKDQYLAADYFQRAIRMQPDMVQWNTSRVLALVKAYKFDDTPVEEDILEKLRMAKEQDPENLYLAAHYLDQRGRKGERIKDEACKLARKVLKNPVSSYSGMKALLRVYRKYVSVDEAVALAEEALEKHPDERYLKKCAALCYRWKVIFHNDSHLKQSTIDRGISLHKEVISLYNHPSLLKKISLANIYAKSNHSQYEAEKIYQELLQMDLEPAGKQMIYHYYAKHLNFDRRDYNRSIEYHMKAAEIPQQSYYRENSIKVLEKIKEKNRSRMCGEIEELLAKLEV from the exons ATGAG TGCTGCTCAGAGTCAGTCAACACTGGAGGCCAAACTGAAGGCCCTGGAGTGCCACTTCACCTGGGACATCGACTCCAGCAGGTCCAAACTTTTATATCTCAGGGGCAAGCTGGAGGACATTGGCACCGAGGAGGGAAACAGCTGGCTGGGTCACATTTACAACCTGCAGGGGTACATTCACAACCAGCTGGGCTTCACTGAAGACGCCCGACGTTTCTTCAGCAAGGCTGCAGAGGCCTTCCACCGGTCAAGAAACACTGTCTCAGATGAAGGTccctggttggtggtgaactaCGGGAACCTGGCTTGGCTGCACCACCACCTGGGAGAACAAGCAGAGAGTCAGACTTACCTGTCAAAGGTCGACGCCCTGCTGAAAGAATATCCATCTCCATCCCAGGACGAGCTCCATCCAGAGATCTACGCTGAAAAGGCCTGGACCCTGATGAAATTCGACAAAGACCAATACCTGGCTGCAGATTACTTCCAGAGAGCCATCAGGATGCAGCCAGACATGGTGCAGTGGAACACCAGCCGTGTCTTAGCATTAGTGAAGGCTTACAAGTTCGACGACACACCAGTGGAGGAAGACATCCTGGAGAAATTGAGAATGGCCAAGGAACAGGATCCAGAGAACTTGTACCTTGCTGCTCACTACCTTGATCAGCGTGGTAGGAAAGGAGAAAGAATTAAAGATGAAGCATGCAAGTTAGCCAGAAAGGTTTTGaaaaatcctgtcagcagctaCAGTGGTATGAAAGCATTATTAAGGGtttacagaaaatatgtatCTGTTGATGAAGCTGTTGCTCTGGCAGAGGAGGCTCTGGAAAAACATCCAGATGAACGTTACCTGAAGAAGTGTGCTGCACTCTGCTACAGATGGAAGGTCATTTTTCACAACGACAGTCACCTAAAGCAAAGCACGATAGACAGAGGAATCAGTCTCCATAAAGAAGTGATTTCTCTTTACAATCATCCGTCACTTCTGAAGAAAATATCCCTTGCCAATATATACGCAAAGTCAAATCACAGCCAGTATGAAGCTGAGAAGATTTACCAGGAACTGCTACAAATGGATCTGGAACCTGCAGGAAAACAGATGATTTACCACTACTAcgcaaaacatttaaactttGATAGACGAGATTACAACAGGTCGATAGAATATCACATGAAGGCTGCAGAGATACCACAACAATCCTACTATCGAGAGAACAGCATCAAAGTTCTGgagaagattaaagaaaaaaacaggagcCGAATGTGTGGAGAAATAGAGGAGTTACTGGCCAAGCTGGAAGTCTAG
- the prpf38a gene encoding pre-mRNA-splicing factor 38A: MANRTVKDANSIHGTNPQYLVEKIIRTRIYESKYWKEECFGLSAELVVDKAMELKFVGGVYGGNIKPTPFLCLTLKMLQIQPEKDIIVEFIKNEDFKYVRLLGAMYMRLTGTAVDCYKYLEPLYNDYRKIKSQNRNGEFELMHVDEFIDDLLHSERMCDIILPRLQKRQVLEEAEMLDPRISALEEDLDEVESSDEEDEEEEKLERLQTPEPHRRGYRDNDRPRRSPSPRYRRSRSPRRRSRSPKRRSPSPRRDRHRSKSPRRHRSRSRDRRHRSKSPGHHRSHRHRSHSKSPERSSKKSHKKSRRGNE; this comes from the exons ATGGCAAACAGAACCGTTAAAGATGCGAACAGCATACACGGGACTAACCCGCAGTATCTGGTGGAGAAAATCATCCGGACTCGAATCTACGAGTCTAAATACTGGAAGGAAGAGTGTTTCGGTCTGAGCG CTGAGCTGGTCGTTGATAAAGCCATGGAACTGAAGTTTGTTGGTGGAGTTTATGGAGGAAACATCAAGCCCACTCCCTTCCTCTGCCTCACGCTGAAGATGCTGCAGATTCAGCCCGAGAAAGACATCATCGTCGAGTTCATAAAAAATGAGGATTTCAA atatGTTCGTTTACTCGGAGCGATGTACATGAGGTTAACTGGCACTGCTGTGGATTGTTATAAATACCTGGAGCCTCTATACAACGACTACAGAAAAATCAAGAGTCAGAACAGAAACGGAG AGTTTGAGTTGATGCATGTGGACGAGTTCATAGACGACCTTCTTCATTCAGAGAGAATGTGTGACATCATTCTGCCGCGACTTCAG aAGAGACAAGTCCTTGAGGAGGCAGAGATGTTGGACCCACGTATCAGCGCTCTGGAGGAAGACCTGGATGAGGTGGAGAGCAGTGATGAAGAGGacgaggaagaagagaag CTTGAGAGACTTCAGACCCCTGAACCCCACAGGCGTGGTTACCGTGACAATGACAGACCTCGCCGCTCCCCGTCACCTCGTTACAGACGCAGCCGCTCCCCCAGACG GAGGAGCAGATCTCCAAAGAGGCGAAG CCCGTCTCCCCGGAGAGACCGCCATCGCAGCAAGAGCCCCCGCCGACACCGCAGCAGGTCCAGAGACAGACGCCATCGCTCCAAGTCCCCAG GTCACCACAGAAGCCACAGACATCGCAGCCACTCAAAGTCCCCAGAGAG GAGTTCAAAAAAGAGTCACAAGAAGAGTCGAAGAGGAAACGAATGA
- the LOC121900624 gene encoding interferon-induced protein with tetratricopeptide repeats 1-like — protein sequence MGEPMGKLTFPFLNLISFCFFLLSTQCSLLISFIPPSTLYKLWLPKHIKLQSILYYHVFKYYLFLFSISAAQSQSTLEDRLEALQCHFTWDIDPSRSKLLRLRDKLEDIGTEEGNSWLGHIYNLQGYIHYQLGFTEDARRFFSKAAEAFRRSRNTVSDEGPWLVVNYGNLAWLHHHLGEEAESQTYLSKVEALLTEYPPPSQVELHPEIYAEKAWTLMKFGKDKNLLAKAYFQRAIRIQSDMVEWNTSYVIALVDDVKYDDTPVGDDILEKMRVAKEQDPENLYLAALYLIQRAKKGEKIEDEARELARKVLRNPVSSYSGIKPLLRVYRNDVSVDEAIALAEEALEQHPDKRFLMRCAALCYKWRISPLEQSEIDRAVSLHKKVISLYPQSSLVKKLDLAYIYAKSHRSQAEAEKIYQKLLKRDLEHVETQLIYNYYAKYLYYDLKNRNKSIEYHMKAAEIPHQSYYRENSIKVLKMIVKNNKSPMCGEIRKLLAKLKV from the exons ATGGGAGAGCCCATGGGGAAG CTCACCTTTCCATTTCTTAACCTCATTTCCTTTTGCTTTTTCCTTCTGTCCACTCAATGCTCCTTACTCATTTCTTTCATCCCTCCTTCAACATTGTATAAACTCTGGTTACCCAAACATATCAAGCTTCAAAGCATATTATATTACCATGTGTTTAAatattacttatttttattctccATCAGTGCTGCTCAGAGTCAGTCAACACTGGAGGACAGACTGGAGGCCCTGCAGTGTCACTTCACCTGGGACATCGACCCCAGCAGGTCCAAACTTTTACGTCTCAGGGACAAGCTGGAGGACATCGGCACCGAGGAGGGAAACAGCTGGCTAGGTCACATTTACAACCTGCAGGGGTACATTCACTACCAGCTGGGCTTCACTGAAGACGCCCGGCGTTTCTTCAGCAAGGCTGCAGAGGCCTTCCGCCGGTCGAGAAACACCGTCTCAGATGAAGGTccctggttggtggtgaactaCGGGAACCTGGCTTGGCTGCACCACCACCTgggagaggaagcagagagtCAGACTTACCTGTCAAAGGTCGAAGCCCTGCTGACAGAATACCCACCTCCATCCCAGGTTGAACTCCATCCAGAGATCTACGCTGAAAAAGCCTGGACCCTGATGAAGTTCGGCAAAGATAAAAACCTGCTGGCCAAGGCGTATTTCCAGAGAGCCATCAGGATACAGTCGGACATGGTGGAGTGGAACACCAGCTATGTCATAGCATTAGTGGATGATGTTAAGTATGACGACACACCAGTGGGGGACGACATCCTGGAGAAAATGAGAGTGGCCAAGGAACAGGATCCAGAGAACTTGTACCTTGCGGCTCTTTACCTCATTCAACGTGctaagaaaggagaaaaaattgAAGATGAAGCACGTGAGTTAGCCAGAAAGGTTTTGAgaaatcctgtcagcagctaTAGTGGCATAAAACCATTATTAAGAGTTTACAGAAACGATGTATCTGTTGATGAAGCTATTGCTCTAGCAGAGGAGGCTCTGGAACAACATCCAGATAAACGTTTCCTGATGAGATGTGCTGCACTCTGCTACAAATGGAGGATCTCTCCCCTGGAGCAAAGTGAGATAGACAGAGCAGTCAGTCTCCATAAAAAAGTGATTTCTCTTTACCCTCAGTCTTCACTTGTGAAGAAATTAGATCTTGCATACATATATGCAAAGTCACATCGCAGTCAGGCTGAAGCTGAGAAGATTTACCAGAAACTGCTAAAAAGGGATCTGGAACATGTAGAGACACAGTTGATTTACAACTACTACGCAAAATACTTATATTATGATCTAAAAAACCGAAACAAGTCGATAGAATATCACATGAAGGCGGCAGAGATACCGCACCAATCCTACTATCGAGAGAACAGCATCAAAGTTCTGAAgatgattgtaaaaaataacaaGAGCCCAATGTGTGGAGAAATAAGAAAGTTACTGGCCAAGCTGAAAGTCTAG
- the LOC121900625 gene encoding interferon-induced protein with tetratricopeptide repeats 1B-like — protein MSAAQSQSTLQAKLKALQCHFTWDIDPSRSRLFRFSDKLEDIGTEEGNSWLGHIYNLQGYIHYQLGFTEDAQRFFIRATEAFRWSRNTVSDEGPWLAVNYGNLAWLHHYLGEQAESQTYLSKVETLLKEYPSPSQDELHPEIYAEKAWTLMKFGKVKRLLVADCFQRAIRMQPDMVEWNTSHVIALVNVQKYGNTPVGEDILEEMRMAKEQDPENLYLAAQYLEQRAKNRERIEDEARELARKVLENPVSSYSGIKKLLWVYNKYVSVDEAIALAEEALEKHPDERFLKWCAALCYKWRIVFHSDSHLKQSTIDRAISLHREVISLYPHPSSSLLKKITLANIYTKSNHSQIEAEQIYQELLEMDLEPLEKQMLYHYYAIYLHHISIEYHKKVAAIPKQSHFQGKSIRILEKIKERNKNQMC, from the exons ATGAG TGCTGCTCAGAGTCAGTCAACATTGCAGGCCAAACTGAAGGCCCTGCAGTGTCACTTCACCTGGGACATCGACCCCAGCAGGTCCAGACTTTTCCGTTTTAGTGACAAGCTGGAGGACATCGGCACCGAGGAGGGAAACAGCTGGCTGGGTCACATTTACAACCTGCAGGGGTACATTCACTACCAGCTGGGCTTCACTGAAGACGCCCAGCGTTTCTTCATCAGGGCCACAGAGGCCTTCCGCTGGTCAAGAAACACCGTCTCAGATGAAGGTCCCTGGTTGGCGGTGAACTACGGGAACCTGGCTTGGCTGCACCACTACCTGGGAGAACAAGCAGAGAGTCAGACTTACCTGTCAAAGGTCGAAACCCTGCTGAAAGAATACCCATCTCCATCCCAGGACGAGCTCCATCCAGAGATCTACGCTGAAAAAGCCTGGACCCTGATGAAGTTCGGCAAAGTCAAAAGGTTGCTGGTTGCAGATTGCTTCCAGAGAGCCATCAGGATGCAGCCCGACATGGTGGAGTGGAACACCAGCCATGTCATAGCATTAGTGAATGTTCAAAAGTATGGCAACACACCAGTGGGGGAAGACATCCTGGAGGAAATGAGAATGGCCAAGGAACAGGATCCAGAGAACTTGTACCTTGCTGCTCAGTACCTCGAGCAACGTGCTAAGAACAGAGAAAGAATTGAAGATGAAGCACGTGAGTTAGCCAGAAAGGTTTTggaaaatcctgtcagcagctaCAGTGGTATCAAAAAGTTATTATGGGTTTACAATAAATATGTATCTGTTGATGAAGCTATTGCTCTGGCAGAGGAGGCTCTGGAAAAACATCCAGATGAACGTTTCCTGAAGTGGTGTGCTGCACTCTGCTACAAATGGAGGATCGTTTTTCACAGCGACAGTCACCTAAAGCAAAGCACGATAGACAGAGCAATCAGTCTCCATAGAGAAGTGATTTCTCTTTACCCtcatccatcatcatcacttCTGAAGAAAATAACCCTCgcaaatatatacacaaagtCAAATCACAGCCAGATTGAAGCTGAGCAGATTTACCAGGAACTGCTAGAAATGGATCTGGAACCTTTGGAGAAACAGATGCTTTACCACTACTACGCAATTTATTTACACCACATTTCGATAGAATATCACAAGAAAGTGGCAGCGATACCAAAACAATCCCACTTTCAAGGAAAGAGCATCAGAATTCTGGAGAAGATTAAAGAACGAAACAAGAACCAAATGTGTTGA